One genomic segment of Anaerosporomusa subterranea includes these proteins:
- a CDS encoding CitMHS family transporter, which yields MTLLATVGFIMVAVFMILIMTKRLHPVTALILVPFVVALGFGWGPQSGKWIVAGIKQVVPTSVMLCFAILYFGILIDVGFFDPLVNRIVKFVKGDPAKLCVGTAILAAIVALDGDGATTYMVTCTALYPLHKRMQIKPMILPALCLMQVSIMNILPWGGPSGRVLIITETSVSQLFGALGPSMVVGLVWVCLVAYYWGLQERKRLGIMNVEGVDFSAHAGEDRKDRPVQSQYVQWLNLGLTLGLIVMLLKEVIPLSAMFMIAAALALIINYPKVKDQSRIMSEIAPDCLNIVILTFAAGAFVGIMQGSKMIDSMAKAMVLAIPESLGSHLGFISSFLSIPGTYFLTNDAYYYGVLPIFLQAAKVYSITPVAMGIAALIGQGVHLLSPLVASTYLLVGLTKVDYGDFQKFTLIPCLSISIVMLIVAMIFGHITF from the coding sequence ATGACCCTATTGGCTACGGTTGGTTTTATCATGGTGGCAGTCTTTATGATTCTAATTATGACAAAGCGGTTACACCCTGTTACTGCGCTAATCCTGGTACCTTTTGTAGTGGCTCTTGGATTTGGGTGGGGTCCACAGTCAGGCAAGTGGATAGTAGCTGGCATTAAACAAGTCGTGCCTACTAGTGTTATGTTGTGCTTTGCTATTCTATACTTTGGAATTTTAATTGATGTTGGTTTTTTTGATCCTCTAGTTAATAGAATCGTAAAATTTGTCAAAGGGGACCCTGCCAAACTTTGTGTTGGTACAGCGATTCTGGCTGCGATTGTTGCACTGGATGGCGATGGAGCTACTACCTATATGGTAACATGTACAGCTTTGTATCCATTGCATAAACGGATGCAGATTAAACCGATGATTCTGCCTGCGTTATGCTTAATGCAAGTTAGTATAATGAATATCCTGCCGTGGGGCGGCCCTTCTGGCCGTGTGCTAATCATAACAGAAACCAGTGTTTCACAACTTTTCGGTGCACTTGGTCCAAGCATGGTCGTCGGCCTCGTTTGGGTGTGTTTGGTGGCTTACTATTGGGGCTTACAGGAAAGAAAGCGCTTAGGCATTATGAATGTTGAAGGAGTAGATTTTTCGGCGCATGCCGGTGAGGACCGCAAAGACAGGCCAGTGCAGTCACAGTATGTACAGTGGCTTAACTTAGGTCTAACATTAGGGCTGATCGTTATGCTCCTGAAAGAAGTCATTCCATTGTCTGCAATGTTTATGATTGCCGCTGCTCTGGCATTGATCATAAACTATCCGAAGGTTAAAGATCAATCAAGAATAATGTCTGAAATTGCTCCCGACTGTTTGAATATCGTTATATTGACATTTGCCGCAGGTGCTTTTGTTGGTATCATGCAGGGTAGCAAAATGATTGATTCTATGGCTAAGGCGATGGTGCTTGCTATTCCAGAATCGTTGGGATCTCACTTAGGCTTTATCTCTAGTTTCTTGAGTATTCCGGGAACCTATTTTCTTACTAATGATGCTTACTATTATGGCGTCCTGCCGATTTTCTTACAAGCAGCTAAAGTATATTCCATTACTCCGGTTGCCATGGGGATTGCCGCTCTTATTGGACAAGGTGTACATCTATTAAGTCCCCTAGTTGCATCCACCTATTTGCTGGTGGGATTGACTAAAGTTGATTATGGCGATTTTCAAAAATTCACGTTAATTCCTTGTCTTTCAATATCAATAGTTATGTTAATTGTTGCGATGATCTTTGGTCACATTACGTTCTAG